Proteins encoded in a region of the Larimichthys crocea isolate SSNF chromosome XVI, L_crocea_2.0, whole genome shotgun sequence genome:
- the mlf2 gene encoding myeloid leukemia factor 2, whose translation MFRFLNDVDDDPYMMDPFAAHRQQMRVLFGPFGMDPFALAPQIQPPRAPRRQAGPLAPFGMMGMGGGFMDMFGMMGEMMGNMERMSGSPNCQTFSSSTVISYSSTDSGAPEVYQQTSQTRTGPGGIRETRQSMRDSESGLERLAIGHHIGERAHIMERSRNRRTGDREERQDFINLDETDAAAFDEEWRREAGRYVPPNARALDYSRDRRGGGQQLALTAPPSSMSPPGHRHESPRHRQPQTRPRYDW comes from the exons ATGTTTCGGTTCCTGAATGACGTCGATGACGACCCTTACATGAT GGATCCATTTGCTGCTCACAGGCAGCAGATGAGGGTTCTGTTTGGTCCATTTGGCATGGACCCCTTTGCCCTCGCCCCCCAAATACAGCCACCCCGCGCACCGCGCAGACAG gCTGGCCCACTGGCCCCCTTTGGCATGATGGGAATG GGTGGAGGGTTCATGGATATGTTTGGAATGATGGGAGAGATGATGGGAAACATG GAAAGAATGTCCGGTTCACCAAACTGTCAGACGTTTTCGTCTTCAACAGTGATCTCCTACTCCTCTACAGACTCGGGGGCTCCTGAAGTTTATCAGCAGACCAGTCAAACGAGAACAGGCCCCGGAGGG ATTCGTGAGACACGACAGTCCATGAGGGACAGCGAGAGCGGCCTCGAGCGTCTCGCCATCGGCCACCACATCGGGGAGCGCGCACATATAATGGAGCGTTCACGAAATCGCCGCACTGGAGACCGTGAGGAACGACAAGACTTCATTAACCTTGATGAGA CTGACGCTGCAGCATTTgatgaggagtggaggagggaggcaggaaGATATGTTCCCCCGAATGCCCGAGCGCTGGACTACAGCCGAGATCGACGGGGAGGAGGCCAGCAACTGGCTCTCACTGCCCCTCCCAGCTCAATGTCCCCACCAGGCCATCGGCACGAGTCCCCCAGACACCGTCAGCCCCAAACCCGTCCACGTTACGATTGGTGA
- the cdc42l gene encoding cell division cycle 42, like yields the protein MQTIKCVVVGDGAVGKTCLLISYTTNKFPSEYVPTVFDNYAVTVMIGGEPYTLGLFDTAGQEDYDRLRPLSYPQTDVFLVCFSVVSPSSFENVKEKWVPEISHHCPRTPFLLVGTQVDLREDSNTIEKLAKNKQRPLYPESGEKLARELKAVKYVECSALTQRGLKNVFDEAILAALEPPETKTKRKCVLL from the exons ATGCAGACTATAAAATGTGTAGTGGTAGGGGACGGTGCAGTAGGAAAGACCTGTTTACTGATCTCCTACACGACCAACAAGTTCCCCTCAGAATATGTGCCTACG gtttttgacAATTatgcagtgacagtgatgatTGGGGGAGAGCCCTATACACTCGGCCTATTTGACACAGCAG gTCAGGAGGATTACGACAGGCTGCGTCCTCTCAGCTATCCACAGACAGATGTGTTCCTTGTATGTTTCTCCGTCGTCTCACCTTCATCATTTGAAAACGTCAAAGAGAAG TGGGTTCCTGAGATTTCTCATCACTGCCCACGCACACCCTTCCTGTTAGTGGGCACACAAGTGGACCTGCGGGAAGACAGCAACACGATTGAGAAGCTGGCAAAGAACAAACAGCGCCCCCTATATCCTGAGAGTGGAGAGAAGCTGGCCCGTGAGCTCAAGGCTGTCAAATATGTGGAGTGCTCTGCTCTGACACAG CGAGGGCTTAAGAATGTGTTTGACGAGGCCATCCTGGCTGCCTTGGAGCCTCCTGAGACCAAAACCAAGAGAAAGTGCGTTCTGCTATAg